AGAACTTGGAGTCCATGGGGAAGATGTAGGTGGCCATGTTCTCGACCAGCGGGTAGGGCTCGGTGGTCACGATGTCGATGGTGTAGTCATCGATGACCTTCGGCGCGGCGAAGGAGGTGAACAGGCCCTTGAAGTCCTCGCTCTTCTTCAGGCGGTCCAGGGTCCAGGCCACGTCGGCCGCGGTGAAGGGGTTGCCGGAGTGGAACTTGACGCCCTTGCGCAGGTGGAAGCGCACGGTAAGCTCATCGATGCGTTCCCATTTTTCGGCCAGGCGCGGCTCGAACTTCATGTCCTTGGTCCAGCGGATCAGCGGGTCGAAGACCAGGTGGGTGTACTGCAGCATGCCGCCCGAGAGCTGGACGTGCGGGTCCATGGATTCGGGGTCGGCGTCGAGGGCCATTTTGAGCGTTTTGCCCTGGGCGGCCGTGGCCAGAAAGACGAAAGCCAGAGCGAGAAAGAGCAGTTTCTTCACAGCGAACCTCCTTGGATGGTGAACCGATATCTCTTCCCGCAGGGAACGTCCCGGCGGGATTTTTCACGTAGTCGAGGCGTACCGGATTGAAGGTGTGGGCGTTTGGCCCGAAGTTTGTTTCCGAGAGTTGTCAATGATGCGGCAACTTACATATCTGATTATGGAAAATAACTGAAGCGGGAATTTTTTCGGCCAGGTCATAGATTATCGTTTTTCATGGCTGATTGATCGCCTGATTTCACGGAGAGGCTGGACTTTGCAGGGCTTTCGCGGCATTTGATCGGATGAGGCGTGGACTCGATCTTGACCATCTCCCCCTTCGGAGGCACCTATGCGTTTCGTATTCACCCTGCTCATGTTCGTACTCACGTGCCAGCCTCTCCATGCCAGGAATCTGGTACTTGCGCCGTTGCCCATGGAAAGCCGCGAGACGGTCCTCAAGCAGTTCATGCCCATGGCCCGCTACCTGCAGCAAAGCCTCGGCCATGAGGTGGTCTTCGACTATTCCGACAGCTACGAACAAATTCTTGAAAAGTTCACGCAGGGCCGCATCGACCTGGCCTACCTCGGCCCTTTGCCCTATGTCTCCCTCAAGAAAGTCTGTCCCGATGCCACTCCGCTGGTCCATTTCCGGGAGGCCAGCGGCGATCCGCTCTACACTTGCGCCATCGTGGCCCCGGCCGACAAGAGGCTGGTCCTGGAGGGCCTGGAGCACCGCAAGGTCGCCCTGACTCAGCCTCTCTCCACATGCGGTTTTCTCGCCACCAACGGCCTGCTGCGCGAACGCGGCTCGGCTCTTTCCCGCAACCTGTACCGTTACCTGGACAAGCACGACGAGGTAGCCAAGGCCGTGGTTCGCGGCGAATTCGACCTCGGAGGTATCAAGACCGCCATCGGGCGGAAGTATGCGCACCTCGGCCTCACGATCATGGCCGAAAGTGCGCCGATGCCGTCCTTCGCTCTGGTCGGCAACGCCGCGACGCTTTCGCCCGCGGAGCGGGAGGCCATCCGGCAGGCCCTGGCCAGTCTGGACCCTGACGGCAAGGACAAGGCCATGCTTTCCTCCTGGGGCGAAAACCTGCGGTACGGTTCCGTGCCCGCGGACGACGGCGATTACGCCCCGGTCCGGGCGCTTCTTGGCAACGACGCCATCCCCGAGGACGGGAACTTCTGATGGCGTCGTGGCGCAACGCCGCCATGGAGCGCCACCTCCTGCTGGCCCTGGTCCTTCTGCTGTGCCTGGGTGCCGGCGTGTTCCTGCGCGCCAACCGCATCCAGAAGGAGAACGCCCACTTCTCGGAGCAGCGCAGCATCCTGGAAACGGCCTACAAGGCCAGCGCCCGGATGTACGGGTTGTCCATGCAGAGCTTCTACGAAACGTCCCTGAACACGCCCGAGGTGCTCGGCATCATCGCCCAGGCGGCCGGAACCGAAGGCCAAAAGCGGGACCTGGCCCGGGGGAAGCTCTACCGGACGCTGTTCCCGACCTTCGAGGCCATGCGGCGGCAGAACCTGCGGCAGCTTCACTTCCACCTGCCCGACGGCAGCAGCCTGCTGCGGTTTTACATGTCCGACCGCTACGGGGACAGCCTCATGGAGATGCGACCCCTTGTGCGCACGGTCACCCAGTCCGGGCAGCCGGCCCAGGGCTTCGAGGCGGGAGGGACCGCCACGGGATATCGCTACATTTTTCCTCTCAAACTGGACGGCAGGCTGGTCGGCAGCGTGGAAACGCTCATCTCGACCAAGGCCCTGCGGGATTCCCTGGCCGGCCTGGACCCGCGTCGCGAGTATTCCTTCATCCTGTCGCGCGAACTGACGTCGCGGGCGCTCTTCCCCGAACAGGGCTGGCTGTACAGCGAGTCATCCCTGAATCCGGACTTTCTGGTCGAGGACGCCAACGCCCTGCTGCCGACCAGCCCCCCGCCGCTTTCCGCCGAGGCGCTGGCCATCAACCGCCTGCTCGTGAAGGACCCCGAACTGCGGCAGGCCATGCGCGACGGCGCGTCCTTCGCGACGACGGTCAGCGCGGCGGCGAAGGACTACGACGTCATTCTGCTGCCCATGCTGGACGTCGAGGGCCGTACCTCCGGGTACTTGGTCAGCTATTCCCCGGACACGGTCGTGGCGACCTTCAGGCAGGAGTTCACGACCTTCGTCGTCCTGCTTGTCTCGGTTTCGGCCATGTTTTTGGCGCTTCTCCTGCGCCTGCGCGAGAGCACCGTGGCCCTCGAAACGGAACGCGGCAACCTGCGCGTCATGAACGACGCCCTGGCCGAAGGCGTCTACATGACGAATCCGGCGGGGGAGATCGTCTGGATGAATCCGGCAGGGTGCGAGCTGCTCGGCTACCCGGCCGAGGAGATCGTCGGGCGCATCGGCCACGACATCTTCCATTGCCATGAAGGGAACGCCCATCTGGAGCGCGGACGCTGCCCCTTCCAGTCGGCCTTGGACCGGGGGGAGCCCTACGACGCGGAGGACTGCTTCAAGGGCAAGGCCGGAAACCTGCTGCACGTCGAGGTCGCAAGCCGTCCCGTGGTCAAGAACGGCGTCCATGCCGGTTCCGTCACGGCGTTCCACGACATCAGCGAACGCAAGAGAACGGAGCTGGCCCTGCGCGAGAGCGAGGAACGGGGCCGGAAGCTGTCCACCGTGGTCGAGCAGAGCCCCGTCAGCGTCATGATCACGGGCATCGACGGGGCCATCGAATACGTCAACCCGAAGTTCGAGGAGAAGACGGGCTACAGCTTGGCCGAGGTCATCGGGCAGAATCCGCGCATTGTGAAGTCCGGGCTCATGGCACCGGAGGCCTACGAAGACCTGTGGAAGACCATTCTCGCCGGCGGGGCCTGGAAGGGGGAACTGCACAACAAGCGCAAGAACGGCGAGCTTTTCTGGGAATACGTGACCATATCCCCCATCCGCAGCGCAGGCAGCATCACGCATTTCGTCGCCCTCAAGGAAGACATCACGGAGCAGAAGATCATGCGGGAAGCCCTGCGGGAGAGCGAGTCCCTGCAGCGCACCCTCATGGAGCACCTGCCCGTGGGGCTGGTCATCATCGACGGCCAGACCCGGGTCATCGAGAGCCTCAACCCCGCCGCCGCACTGCTTTTCGGCGCCCCGCAGGAGGATATCGTCGGCAAGCGCTGCCACCACTTTCTGTGCCCGTCGAACGAGAAGAGCTGCCCCATCGTGGACCTGGGATGCCAGATCGACAATTCCGACCGCGTCATGATCCGCGCCGACGGATCCTCCCTCCCTGTCCTCAAGACCGTGACCCGCATCCGCGTCGGCGGACGGGAGAAGCTGCTCGAATGTCTCATGGACATCAGCGCGCGCAAGGAGGCCGAGGAGGCCATGCAGCGCCTGAACAGGCAGCTCGAAAAGGCCATCGCCAGGGCCGAGGGGCTGACGAGGGAGGCCGAGGTCGCCAATCAGGCCAAGAGCAGTTTCCTGGCCAACATGAGCCACGAGATCCGCACGCCCATGAACGCCATCCTGGGCATGGTCCATCTGGCCCTGGGCACTGAACTGACCCCGCGCCAGCGGGATTATCTGCTCAAGGTCGAGCGTTCGGCCAAGACGCTTTTGGGCATCCTGAACGACATCCTCGATTTTTCGAAGATCGAGGCCGGCAAGATCGTCATCGAGCACATCGAGTTCGACCTCTGGGAGGTTCTCGACAATGTCGCCACGGTGGTCGGCGTGCGCGTGCCGGAGAACGTGGAGTTCGTCGTCACGGTCGACGCGCGGGCACCCAGGTTCCTGCTGGGCGACCCCTTGCGGTTGGGGCAGGTCTTCATCAACCTGGCGGGGAACGCCGCCAAGTTCACCCACGAAGGGGAGATCCGCGTCAGTGTAGTTCCCGAGGACCGCGATGCGCGCGATGAGGCGCGGCTGCGGTTCGAGATCATGGATACGGGCATCGGGATGAGGCCGGAACAGGTCGAGTCCCTCTTCACCCCCTTTGCCCAGGCCGACGCTTCGACCAGCAGGCGTTACGGGGGCAGCGGGCTCGGGCTCCCCATTTCCCGGCACCTTGTGGAACTGATGGGCGGGAAGCTGCTGGTCGAAAGCCAGCCCGGCCGCGGGAGCGTCTTTACCTTCACGATCGCGTGTCCCGTCTCCCCGCGCTCATTTTCCGACGAAGAGCGGATTCGCCCGCCTGAAGGATTGGAGGGTATGCGGGCGTTGGTCGTGGACGACGTGGATTCCTCCCGCCAGTTCATTCTCGACTGCCTGCGGGAGCTCGGAATGCACGCCGAAGGCGTCGCGTCAGGTGCTGCGGCCCTGGAGGCCCTGGCGGACGCGCCCCGGGGAACGCAATGGCTCGTCCTGGTCGACTGGAAGCTGCCGGACATGGACGGCGCGACCCTGCGGGAGCGGCTCCGGACATCGGGGGCTTCGGACGCCAGAGCAGTCCTGCTGTGTCCCTTCGCCCAGGAGGGCATGATCAGAAACGCTCCGGCGCTTGGTTTTTGCGCCGTGCTGACCAAGCCGGCCAGCCGTCCGGCCCTGGCAAGCGTCCTGCGCGAGGCCCTGGGCGTGCCTGCGGAGCAGGGGCGGTTCTGCCGCGTGTCCCCCAAGGACGGCGACAGCGTGGTCTGCCATGGCGGGCGCATCCTGCTCGTCGAGGACAACGAGCTCAACCAGCAGGTGGCGCGGGGCATTCTCGAGCAGGCGGGCCTCACCGCGGTCACGGCCGCCAACGGCGAGGAGGCCCTGCGGCTTGTGCGGAAGCAGGAGTTCGACCTGGTCTTCATGGACATCCAGATGCCGGTCATGGACGGCTTCGAGGCTTCACGCCGGATCAAGGCCGACCCGAGCCTGGCCGGGTTGCCCATCGTGGCCATGACCGCCCACGTCCTCCCCGAGGAGCGCCAGAGGATCAAGGACGCCGGCATGGACGACCAGGTCTTCAAGCCCATCGACCCGGCCGAGGTCTTCCGGGTGCTGAACACATGGCTGCGCGCCCCCGTCCCCGCGCCCCTTCTGGACGCGTCGCCCTCCTGCCCGGGCATCCCTGCGCTGCGGGACATCGACACGCAGGGCGGGATCGCCCGCTTCATGGGGGACGGCGAGGCCTATGCGGAGGCGCTGCTGCTCGTCCGCCGCGAGTACGGGCAGTCCGCGTCGAGGATTCGGGAGCTCCTGGACCGCGGCGAGACGGTGGAGGCCCGCATGATCGTGCACTCCCTGCGCGGCATGTGCGCCAACATCGGGGCGCATCGGGTCGAGGCAACGGCGGCGGACCTTGAGCGGCGGCTGGCCGGCGATGCGACGGGCGACCATGCCGAGACTTTCACGCCGTTTCGCGACGCCTTCGCCGTCATGCTGGAGGAAATCGGTCGCCTGGAAGGTCGCGAGGTTTCCTGCCGCCAGGGGCCGGAACTGGACGTCTCGGCCCTGGCGTCCCTGCTCGATGAACTGCTGCCGGGGCTGCGCTCGCGGACCCCGATGAAATGCCAGGCCGTGGCGGACAGGCTGTGCGCCGCGGCGGTACCAAAAGCCTTTCGGGAAGACGTGGACCGCATCTGCGCCCTGACGGAGCAGTACGACTTCGCTCCGGCGCTGGCCCTGGCGGAAAGGGTTCTGGACAAAATCAAGAGAGACGCATGATGGATCTGTCGCAATGCCGGGTGCTCGCAGTGGACGACACCAAGCTCAATCTGGACATACTGGTCAACACGCTGGGCAAGAGCCATGAGTTGGCCGTGGCCCTGAATGGGGTCTCGGCGCTGGAGATGGCCGTAGGGTCGCCGCCGGATCTGATTCTGCTGGACATCATGATGCCCGGCATGAACGGCTACGAGGTCCTGGAAAGGCTCAAGCAGCACCCTGCCACGGCCGAGGTGCCGGTCATCATGCTTTCGGCCCTGTCCGACGTGGGCACCAAGGCGCGGGGCTTTCAGCTCGGGGCCGTGGACTACCTGAGCAAGCCCTTTGAAGTCGAGGAGCTCAAGGCCCGGGTGAGGACCCATCTTCTCCTGGCTCGGGCCCAGCGGGACCTGCGATGCCAGAACGAACGCCTGGAGGAGATGGTGCGCGAGCGCACCCGCGAGGTCATCCAGACCCAGCAGGCGACCATCGAGAGCATGGCTGCCCTGGCGGAATACCGCGATCCCGAGACCGGCCAGCACATCCACCGGGTCAAGGGGTACGTGACCATCCTGGCCGAGGAGCTGCGGACGCACCCGCGCTTCGCCGGCACCCTGACCCGCGACTTCATCGAACTGCTGGGATTGTCCTGTCCGTTGCACGACATCGGCAAGGTCGGCGTGCCCGACCACATCCTGCTCAAGCCGGGGCCGCTGACCAACGAGGAGTTTGCAGAGATGCGCCGGCACACCGAGTACGGCCGGGACGCCATACTCTCGGTGCAGCGCAAGCTCGGGGCCATGCCGTTTCTGCGCATGGCCGAGGACATCATCTTCACCCACCACGAAAAATGGGACGGCAGCGGCTACCCGCAGGGGCTGGCCGGAGGAGACATCCCCCTGTGCGGGAGGATCATGGCCCTGGCCGACGTCTACGACGCCCTCATCAGTCGCCGGGTCTACAAGCCGCCCTTCACCCACACCAAGGCCGCGGAGATCATCCTGCAAGGCGCCGGGACGCATTTCGATCCGGACATCGTGGAGGTGTTCGCGGAGTTTTCCCAAGCCTTCCGGCAGGTGGCCCTCTTCAACTCCGAATCGGACGAGCAGCGCGAAAATCTGGCCCGGTGACGGCTTCCGTTCAGTCGCCCTGCGTGTTGCCCGTCGGGAAGGGGCGTCCCTTGCGCTGGTGCCTGATGACGGCGTTGGTGTGCTCGCGCAGGGTGCGGCTGAACTGGTGGGATCCGTCGGATCGGGCCACGAAGTAGAGGAAATCGTGCTCTTCAGGGCTTGAGGCCGCCTGGAGCGAGGCCTTGCCGGGCGAGCAGATGGGGCCGGGCGGCAGGCCCGGGTGGACGTAGGTGTTGTAGGGGTTGGAGGCGTCCTGCAGGTGCGAGCGGCGCAGGTTGCCGTCGAAGGTTTCGCCCAGGCCGTAGATGATGGTCGGGTCGCACTGCAGCAGCATGCCGAGGCGCAGGCGGTTGGCGTAGACCCCGGCCACGGTGGGGCGTTCGGCGGGGACGGCCGTTTCCTTCTCGACGAGAGAGGCCAGGATGACCAGGCGGTGCAGGGCTGCGGGATCCCCGGCCTGGGGCAGGTCCGCCACGCTGGCCCGGAAATGCTCCAACAGGGCGTCGAGGATCGGGTAGGGGTTCTGGTCCGGGATGCGCGCGAAGAAATAGGTCTCGGGGAAGAGGTATCCTTCGGCGTCCGTGGCGTTGATGCCTTTGGACAGCAGATAGTCGCGGTCCCGGCAGGCCGCCAGGAATCGCTCCGACGTGGTGAGGCCCGTGGCGTTCACGGCCTGGGCCACCTCGCGCATGGTCAGCCCTTCGGCAAAGCTCAGACGGTAGAGGATGGGCTTGCCGAAGGCCAGGACTTCCAGAATTTGCCTGGGGCTCATGGCCCTGGAGAGTTCGAACTCCCCGGCCTGCAGGGGCAGCTTGCGGTAGCGGCCGTAGGTCCGGAAGACCTCTGCGTGCCTGATCAGCCCTTCCTCCTCGAGTTTCGCCGACACGCCGCGCAGGCTTTCGCCCGTCTCGACGCGAAAGACGGTCGTCGCGTTCGATTCCGCTTCGACGGGCGTCTCCACGTAGCGCCAGGCGGTGTAAAGTCCCGCCGCGGCAGCGATGCCCGTCGCAAGAACCACCGCCAGGGCGAGCTTCATCCACGTCTTCATGAATTCCCCAGATAGGTTTCGAGGATGCACACGGCCGCCATCTGGTCGAGCATCTCGGCCTGCCTGCGCGCCGGCACGCCGGCCTCGCGCAGGCGTTCGCGTGCGTCGAAGGACGTCAGGGCCTCGTTGACGAGGTGGATGGGCAGGTCCGTGCGGCGGGCCAGGCTGTCGCGGAAGTTCAGGACCTGCCTCGTGGTCAGGGTCTGCCTGCCTTCCATGTCCAGGGGCAGGCCCAGGACAACTGCCTCGACGCCCTCGGCCGCGATGACGGCCAGCAGGTCGGCGAAGAGCTTGTCCCTGGTGCTTTTGGCCAGCGTTCTCAAGGGAAAGGCCATGCCGCCTTGGGCGATGGCCAGTCCGATGCGCTTCTGACCGTAGTCGATGCCTAAGAGCTTCATGCGGGTTTCCGGGTCCGTCAGGCCGTGGCCGCCACGACCTGTACGCCGGACTGAACCTCGGACTTGGCCAGCTGCCTGTGGAATTCCTTGCGCCAGTTCTCCCCGTGACGCAGGCGGGCCAGGTATTCCAGGGTGTGCAGCACGTCGCGCTCGGCCCCCATTTCCAGGAGCGTCCTCTGGATGCCGATCTTGCACGAGGGGCAGCCGACGATGATCGGGCCGTCGGCGGAGTAGACCGCGAGATCCGTCGAGAGCTGCTCCTTCTTGCGCGCTCGCAGGCGGTTGTAGATCCGGGGCGAGGTCAGGGCGCCGAGCCCGGATTCACCGCAGCAGTAGGGCGAGATCGAGACCTGGGCGCCCACCAGCTTGCCCACCTCGCGGGCGTAGATGTCCCCGGCCTTCAGCGGCGGCACCCCGGTCCACTCGTGGTGGCAGGCCGCGTGGTAGAGCAGGCGCTCCGGCCCCTGGCCGAAGCCCGCCTTGGAGTTCTGGATGATGAACTGCACCACGTCCATGTGCTCCACCTGGCGCGTTTCCAGGGACTTGAGGCGATAGTCCTTGATGCCCTCGCGGCAGGTGCCGCACGAGGTCAGCACGGCCTTGACGGCGAAACCGGCGGTCTCGGCCTGGCGGATCAGGTTTTCGAGAATCTTCTGGTTCTCCTTGCCCATGCGCTCGAACTGGTCACGGCAGCCAGAGGCCAGCAGCGGATAGC
The Desulfomicrobium escambiense DSM 10707 genome window above contains:
- a CDS encoding PhnD/SsuA/transferrin family substrate-binding protein, whose protein sequence is MRFVFTLLMFVLTCQPLHARNLVLAPLPMESRETVLKQFMPMARYLQQSLGHEVVFDYSDSYEQILEKFTQGRIDLAYLGPLPYVSLKKVCPDATPLVHFREASGDPLYTCAIVAPADKRLVLEGLEHRKVALTQPLSTCGFLATNGLLRERGSALSRNLYRYLDKHDEVAKAVVRGEFDLGGIKTAIGRKYAHLGLTIMAESAPMPSFALVGNAATLSPAEREAIRQALASLDPDGKDKAMLSSWGENLRYGSVPADDGDYAPVRALLGNDAIPEDGNF
- a CDS encoding HD-GYP domain-containing protein, encoding MMDLSQCRVLAVDDTKLNLDILVNTLGKSHELAVALNGVSALEMAVGSPPDLILLDIMMPGMNGYEVLERLKQHPATAEVPVIMLSALSDVGTKARGFQLGAVDYLSKPFEVEELKARVRTHLLLARAQRDLRCQNERLEEMVRERTREVIQTQQATIESMAALAEYRDPETGQHIHRVKGYVTILAEELRTHPRFAGTLTRDFIELLGLSCPLHDIGKVGVPDHILLKPGPLTNEEFAEMRRHTEYGRDAILSVQRKLGAMPFLRMAEDIIFTHHEKWDGSGYPQGLAGGDIPLCGRIMALADVYDALISRRVYKPPFTHTKAAEIILQGAGTHFDPDIVEVFAEFSQAFRQVALFNSESDEQRENLAR
- the mltG gene encoding endolytic transglycosylase MltG, whose product is MKTWMKLALAVVLATGIAAAAGLYTAWRYVETPVEAESNATTVFRVETGESLRGVSAKLEEEGLIRHAEVFRTYGRYRKLPLQAGEFELSRAMSPRQILEVLAFGKPILYRLSFAEGLTMREVAQAVNATGLTTSERFLAACRDRDYLLSKGINATDAEGYLFPETYFFARIPDQNPYPILDALLEHFRASVADLPQAGDPAALHRLVILASLVEKETAVPAERPTVAGVYANRLRLGMLLQCDPTIIYGLGETFDGNLRRSHLQDASNPYNTYVHPGLPPGPICSPGKASLQAASSPEEHDFLYFVARSDGSHQFSRTLREHTNAVIRHQRKGRPFPTGNTQGD
- a CDS encoding PAS domain S-box protein is translated as MASWRNAAMERHLLLALVLLLCLGAGVFLRANRIQKENAHFSEQRSILETAYKASARMYGLSMQSFYETSLNTPEVLGIIAQAAGTEGQKRDLARGKLYRTLFPTFEAMRRQNLRQLHFHLPDGSSLLRFYMSDRYGDSLMEMRPLVRTVTQSGQPAQGFEAGGTATGYRYIFPLKLDGRLVGSVETLISTKALRDSLAGLDPRREYSFILSRELTSRALFPEQGWLYSESSLNPDFLVEDANALLPTSPPPLSAEALAINRLLVKDPELRQAMRDGASFATTVSAAAKDYDVILLPMLDVEGRTSGYLVSYSPDTVVATFRQEFTTFVVLLVSVSAMFLALLLRLRESTVALETERGNLRVMNDALAEGVYMTNPAGEIVWMNPAGCELLGYPAEEIVGRIGHDIFHCHEGNAHLERGRCPFQSALDRGEPYDAEDCFKGKAGNLLHVEVASRPVVKNGVHAGSVTAFHDISERKRTELALRESEERGRKLSTVVEQSPVSVMITGIDGAIEYVNPKFEEKTGYSLAEVIGQNPRIVKSGLMAPEAYEDLWKTILAGGAWKGELHNKRKNGELFWEYVTISPIRSAGSITHFVALKEDITEQKIMREALRESESLQRTLMEHLPVGLVIIDGQTRVIESLNPAAALLFGAPQEDIVGKRCHHFLCPSNEKSCPIVDLGCQIDNSDRVMIRADGSSLPVLKTVTRIRVGGREKLLECLMDISARKEAEEAMQRLNRQLEKAIARAEGLTREAEVANQAKSSFLANMSHEIRTPMNAILGMVHLALGTELTPRQRDYLLKVERSAKTLLGILNDILDFSKIEAGKIVIEHIEFDLWEVLDNVATVVGVRVPENVEFVVTVDARAPRFLLGDPLRLGQVFINLAGNAAKFTHEGEIRVSVVPEDRDARDEARLRFEIMDTGIGMRPEQVESLFTPFAQADASTSRRYGGSGLGLPISRHLVELMGGKLLVESQPGRGSVFTFTIACPVSPRSFSDEERIRPPEGLEGMRALVVDDVDSSRQFILDCLRELGMHAEGVASGAAALEALADAPRGTQWLVLVDWKLPDMDGATLRERLRTSGASDARAVLLCPFAQEGMIRNAPALGFCAVLTKPASRPALASVLREALGVPAEQGRFCRVSPKDGDSVVCHGGRILLVEDNELNQQVARGILEQAGLTAVTAANGEEALRLVRKQEFDLVFMDIQMPVMDGFEASRRIKADPSLAGLPIVAMTAHVLPEERQRIKDAGMDDQVFKPIDPAEVFRVLNTWLRAPVPAPLLDASPSCPGIPALRDIDTQGGIARFMGDGEAYAEALLLVRREYGQSASRIRELLDRGETVEARMIVHSLRGMCANIGAHRVEATAADLERRLAGDATGDHAETFTPFRDAFAVMLEEIGRLEGREVSCRQGPELDVSALASLLDELLPGLRSRTPMKCQAVADRLCAAAVPKAFREDVDRICALTEQYDFAPALALAERVLDKIKRDA
- the ruvX gene encoding Holliday junction resolvase RuvX is translated as MKLLGIDYGQKRIGLAIAQGGMAFPLRTLAKSTRDKLFADLLAVIAAEGVEAVVLGLPLDMEGRQTLTTRQVLNFRDSLARRTDLPIHLVNEALTSFDARERLREAGVPARRQAEMLDQMAAVCILETYLGNS